The genomic segment CTCTATAGCTGCTAAAAAAGCTCTTGCTTGTCTTGCCCTTTCTCTTAGCGCAAATCTCATATTTCTTACTGTTGATTCTGCACATCCAAGCTTAATTCCAATTTCTTTATTACTATACTTGTTTGACACCATTTCCAAAAGCTCTTTCTGAATTTCAGTAAGTCCAGTATATTTCTTATCAAGCATCAGTATTCTGTCCATAGGGCTCCCATGCTCTGCTGTATGAGTGCTTATGTCACTACTATTTTTACCTGTATATTTCCCGCATATCAAACAAAGAAATTCTGCTTTTTTGCTATCCCATATGTAACCCCTTTTAAAGTCGTCAATAGTTGCATCGCGAATAAACTCTTTCATTTTCTTCTCCTTGTCTATTAATTCAATAGACATTTTATCATTTTAATATATATGTGTCAATTTTACTACTTAAAATTGGTTAATAAAATATCTTATAAATATTTCATTAACCAACTTTCAAAGAATATTCTATAGTTTAACTACATCATGCTAACTCATAGTCAGCACTATTATATTAAAAATTATATATTTAAAGGATTTATTGTCACTGTTATTATTAAATTTAAAATGCATAGGAGTTCGTAAAGAGAAATATGATGAATCTTGCATAAAGAAGCTTCTAGCGCTAGTGTTGTAGTGACTTAACATCAAATAAATAAAAAAAGAGCTGACTATCTATTATCTATCAGCTCTTCCTTAGGTATTTTTTATATTTTATGTTCTTCATTATTAAATAAAACCACTTTATTTCTTCCAGTATTTTTGGCTTGATATAGCGCTGTGTCAGCCATTTCAAGCAAATTATCAACTTGAGTTGTCGTATTAGGATATGATGCTATTCCGATTGAAATTGTAATTTTTATAAATTTGTTATCTGAAATGTAAAAATCATTATCTTCAACCTTCTCCCTTAGTCTTTCTGCAATCTTGACAGCTTTAGAGTCTGAACAATCTAATAATATTATAGAAAACTCTTCCCCTCCCATTCTAGATACAACATCATAAGCCCTGCATGTATCAAGAAGGATTAAGGCTAAACTCTTTAAAATAGTGTCTCCTGCATTATGCCCATAAGTATCATTTATTTTCTTAAAAAAATCAATATCTATAAATAACATAGATAACTCTTCTTTTTTTCGTACAGCCCTCTGAGAAATATTATTGAAACTATTGTCAAATTCTCTTACATTATTTAAGCCAGTCAAATAATCTTTTGTTGCCTCATTTCTTAACTTTTGATAAATTCTAACTGTTTCAAATATGTAGTCTGCGTATTTAATTGAAATATACGATACTATTAAATATCCAGAAAAGTATAGACTCACTGCTTGAAAAACGAATTTAACATTTTGAGGCATTGTAAATGATGAAATAACTGATGCTATAACAAAGAAGATCATGGAATAAATATATTTACGTTTTTTTGATATTTTCAATAAAGAAATAATTCCAAATCCGATCCCCATAACTAAAGCAATTGCTGATCCAATTAGTGATATATCAGACACTCCCAAAATTAAAGATCTAAAAATAGCTATCAGAATGGAAGCAATAATTGAAGAGAAAAATCCACTATAAATGGCGGAAAATAAAATTGGTATGTACCTAAAATCAATAAAGGTATCTGGTGTAATATGTACACTGTTTATCATCAGTATCACACCTAATATCCCGCTATAAAGTCCCCATAAAAACTTACTTTTTAGCGACAGATCTTCAAAAATTCTTTTATTTCTAAGAATATGCTGAGCAATACTCATAAACGCTATTAAAATACATGCATTTTGAAAAAACTCAAGAACCATAATTTATAACCCCTTTTTCATAAATTTATACTTGCTTATCCAACAAATTTAATATTTCTAAAATCCCCCATTATCTAATTACACATTGATAATTTATATATCAATCCCACAAAAGTTAATATTTGCAGAACAAAACTTGTCCGTTTGTACTAATAACAAGTTAAGTATTTCTTCTTATCCCTGTATATTAATCCCAACGAACATACTTTAGTATTATAGCATATTTTACAAATATCACATTATACGATTTTCAAAGAGTATTTCTTATTTACTATGCCAAATCTTCCATATAAAGGTTTCTATCTCTAATGTCATAGTAGCTGAGCATCAAATAAATTAATAAAAGAGCTGACTATGTATTATTTATCAGCTCTTCATTAAGTATTTTTTATATTTTATGTTTCTAATGGTTTGATCCAGCTTATAGTGAAGAAACAGGAATGCTAATATCTTCCATATAAAACCCTCAAATGCATGAAAAATATTACTTTTTCTTATCTTTTTCTATTTTGTGTCTCTCTACAAACCTTCCCATTAGGAATGCAATTACTCCAACTCCAATACCTGTCTGTACACAGAAAAGCAGACTTTCTACCTCGCCTGGCAATTCTCCACCTATCCAAGTTTCCATGACTGGCTTAAACCAAGGCTCGTACTCAGTACCTGTAATTTCAGAAACTACTTTACTTCCAGCATCATCAGAGCCACCAAATTCAGCGCCTCTTAATGTGAATAATGGAATAACAGCAATTAATGCCGCAATGATTAGTAGAATTATAACTGTTTTTTTAGTCTTTGACATTAATTTTCTCCTCCCTTCACTAATCCAAGACCTGTCAATTCAGATTTTGCATATGTTTCAAGGCCAATTATAATTACAACTGTCAAAATACCTTCAATAATTGCAAGTGGAACTTGAGTTGGAGCAAATACTGCAAGGAATTTAGCTGCCGATACCATAAAACCGCCGTTTTCCGATGGATATGCAAGTGCAAGCTGAAAACTTGTTACACAATAAGTGAATAAATCTCCAATTGATGCAGCCAAGAAAATGCCTACATATTTATTAACTTTTAAAGCCTTACATAATCTATATATTCCATAGGAAACAAATGGCCCTGCAATAGCCATAGAAAATGTATTAGCCCCAAGAGTAGTGATTCCCCCATGAGCAAGCAGTATTGCCTGGAAAATAAGTACAATGATTCCTAAGATACTAACAGCGCTTGGCCCAAACAATATTGCACCAAGTCCAGTACCAGTCATATGTGAACAACTTCCTGTTACTGACGGTATCTTTAATGATGAAAGTACAAAAACAAATGCTCCCGCCATAGCCAAAATGGTAATTGATCTACGATTTTTAGCCAATGTCTTCTTAATTGATAAATAGCCTATGGCTATGAATGGAACGCAAATAACACCCCATATAATGCAAAATTGTGGTGGAAGATACCCTTCCATAATGTGCATTGCATTTGCTGCTGGAGCTACTCCAAAAATCAAAGCAAATGCTGCCGCTAGAGCGACAATTCTCTTTTCTTTCTTATTCATTTTTCTCCCCCTCAATAAAACTTTAATATTTCTAATATTAAAGTCTAAATAATAAAATAATATAAATTCCTATTTGTAATATGGCTGCTTTTTTTATATGCAAAATGATCTTATTTGCAGTAAAGTTCCGTATTGTAGCATAGCTACTCTTTTCGTAAGTGCATAGCTGCTTTTTATATATGTGAAATGATCTTATTTGCAGCATAGCTGCTTTACATATATGTGTGAAAATTTCTATTTTTGCAGCATTTCTTTAAATTCTTTTATACTTTTAGGATATGATTTTATGTCCTTTAAAATATTTTTTTCTATAAGTGATTCGTAAACTTCTAACAACGTTGGTTGCTTTAAATTTGCTTGTTTCAAAATTTCCTTGTTTTGAAAAATCTCTATAGGTGATCCATCTGCAATAATCTTTCCATCATTAAAAACAAGAACTCTTTCAGCCCATCTATATGTAAAATCCACATCATGTGTAGATATCAACATTGTCTTTCCCTCTGCCCCAAGTTTTAATAGAACTTCTTCTAACATCATCGCATTTAATGGATCTAGTGCTGCTGTTGGTTCATCAAAAATTATAATTTCCGACTTCATCGCAATAATGTCAGCAATACTTACACGCTTCTTTTCCCCACCACTTAAATAATGAGGTGGACGATCCTTTAAATGAGAAATATTCATATATTCTAGTGCTTCATCCACCCGTTTTAATACTTCTTCTTTGGGAAGTTTCAAATTCATAGGTCCAAATCCAACTTCTGCTCTAACTGTGGATGCAATAATTTGATTATCAGCATCCTGAAACACTATCCCTATATTTTTTCTAAGTTCCTTTAAATTCTTTTTATTTATAACAGTATCTCTATAAATAATTTTTCCTTGTTCTGGGGTAAGTACCCCATCTACATTTAAGAAAAATGTGGATTTTCCTGAGCCGTTAGAACCAATGACAGCTATTTTCTCACCTTCATAAATATCTACATTTACCCCATTTAATGCAGACTTTCCATTTCCGTAAGCATAATGGAGATCTTCAATTTTTAATATTAACTTTCTCATAATCGTTCCTTTCTAAGCACATGAAAATACATAGCAAATTTAAAACTCTTATTGTATGCAACATAACCTATCTTTCTAACAAAATGTTCTTATATACAACATAACTACGCTTTCTAGATAAATGATCTTATGTGTAACATAACTATCTTTTCTAAGAAAATGATTCTATTTGCAGCATAACTACCGTTTTTTAAAGAATGTTCTTATATGTAGCATAGCTACCTTTTTCTAAGATAAATGATCTTATATGTAGCATAGCTACTTTTTCTAAGGTGTATATTTTTCATTGAGCTAGGCAAGGATGCAAGTGGATTTGTTATTTTTTAAATGTGCCTCACCTTGTAAAATACCAAAGTAAAACCAAAAAGATTATGAATACTGCTGCTAAGACAATCTGCATAACTTCTACATTTTTCTCTTCCTCTAAAAATACAAGTTCCCCATCATAACATCGTGATTCCATTGCATCATAATAAGCATTTGCTTTCCTAAGTGAAATGATAAGCATATTACTTGCAATACTCCCAAATGTATAGCATGAAGTTTTAAAATCACAATAACCTTGACGTGATTTTGCTGAGCTTTTCATTTTTGTAAATACATCCATTAAGATAAATATATAACGATAAATAAGACTCATTAATTCTACAATAAGCTTTGGTACATGCGCCTTTCTAAGTACATAAATAATCTCAGAAGTTGGGGTAGATAAGGTCATCATCTGTAGAGCACTGATTGCTGCAAAAATTTTCAAAATTAGAAATATCATTTTTTTAAGCTGAACAGTTGAAGTAAAAACGTAGCAAAACCCAAGATATAAATTGTACTGCCCTATTGGTTGTTTTGAAAAATCAATAGCAATAGTAAAAGTGCTAAGTAAAATAAAAGTAATTGGAATTGCTAATATTGACAGGTATTCATCTACCGAAATTTTTCCTTTAATAACTGTAATATAAGCCATTGCAATTATCACTGTAGCAGATACATATAGATTGTTAAATACGATGCAAAGAACAAGCGTCAAAACTGATAAATACACTTTAAATTCAGCATTCCAATGTCTGATCTTTGAAGCATAAGCATAAAAATCAATTGAATATCCTTCTCCATGTTTATGTCCAATTTTATGATTATGATGATGAACTCTCTCCCTATGAGCATTCATATTTTGATGTTTCCATATAAATACGAATAAAAAGACAACCACCAGAAACACAGCACATAAAATAATTATTTTTTCCATACCTCATCTCCTTCCATTTTCTATCTATATTTACTTATATACAAATTGACAATTAAAGTTTGCTAGTTATATATGCGTACTATGCCATAATATGTGCTTTATTATAGCTTGTCTTTAATTCTTATATAGTTTTTATGCAAAATAAAAAGCCCTTCTAACATAAGTGTTAAAAAGACATAATAATAAAACATATTTATTCATATAAAATATGTAAATAAATTTTCATTAAAACGCCCCCTCTATCACTCGTAGAGTTTAGTCACATTAAAAAGATAACAACTCAGTATGATAGCTTATTTACTATCATACTTTATCATCACATGCACATAATAATCCTCTATGAGATGCATCTATCTTGTCATCTGACGAAAAGTTAAAATATGC from the Clostridium beijerinckii genome contains:
- a CDS encoding diguanylate cyclase, encoding MVLEFFQNACILIAFMSIAQHILRNKRIFEDLSLKSKFLWGLYSGILGVILMINSVHITPDTFIDFRYIPILFSAIYSGFFSSIIASILIAIFRSLILGVSDISLIGSAIALVMGIGFGIISLLKISKKRKYIYSMIFFVIASVISSFTMPQNVKFVFQAVSLYFSGYLIVSYISIKYADYIFETVRIYQKLRNEATKDYLTGLNNVREFDNSFNNISQRAVRKKEELSMLFIDIDFFKKINDTYGHNAGDTILKSLALILLDTCRAYDVVSRMGGEEFSIILLDCSDSKAVKIAERLREKVEDNDFYISDNKFIKITISIGIASYPNTTTQVDNLLEMADTALYQAKNTGRNKVVLFNNEEHKI
- a CDS encoding energy-coupling factor ABC transporter substrate-binding protein, producing the protein MSKTKKTVIILLIIAALIAVIPLFTLRGAEFGGSDDAGSKVVSEITGTEYEPWFKPVMETWIGGELPGEVESLLFCVQTGIGVGVIAFLMGRFVERHKIEKDKKK
- a CDS encoding energy-coupling factor ABC transporter permease, producing MNKKEKRIVALAAAFALIFGVAPAANAMHIMEGYLPPQFCIIWGVICVPFIAIGYLSIKKTLAKNRRSITILAMAGAFVFVLSSLKIPSVTGSCSHMTGTGLGAILFGPSAVSILGIIVLIFQAILLAHGGITTLGANTFSMAIAGPFVSYGIYRLCKALKVNKYVGIFLAASIGDLFTYCVTSFQLALAYPSENGGFMVSAAKFLAVFAPTQVPLAIIEGILTVVIIIGLETYAKSELTGLGLVKGGEN
- a CDS encoding energy-coupling factor ABC transporter ATP-binding protein, which encodes MRKLILKIEDLHYAYGNGKSALNGVNVDIYEGEKIAVIGSNGSGKSTFFLNVDGVLTPEQGKIIYRDTVINKKNLKELRKNIGIVFQDADNQIIASTVRAEVGFGPMNLKLPKEEVLKRVDEALEYMNISHLKDRPPHYLSGGEKKRVSIADIIAMKSEIIIFDEPTAALDPLNAMMLEEVLLKLGAEGKTMLISTHDVDFTYRWAERVLVFNDGKIIADGSPIEIFQNKEILKQANLKQPTLLEVYESLIEKNILKDIKSYPKSIKEFKEMLQK
- the cbiQ gene encoding cobalt ECF transporter T component CbiQ, encoding MEKIIILCAVFLVVVFLFVFIWKHQNMNAHRERVHHHNHKIGHKHGEGYSIDFYAYASKIRHWNAEFKVYLSVLTLVLCIVFNNLYVSATVIIAMAYITVIKGKISVDEYLSILAIPITFILLSTFTIAIDFSKQPIGQYNLYLGFCYVFTSTVQLKKMIFLILKIFAAISALQMMTLSTPTSEIIYVLRKAHVPKLIVELMSLIYRYIFILMDVFTKMKSSAKSRQGYCDFKTSCYTFGSIASNMLIISLRKANAYYDAMESRCYDGELVFLEEEKNVEVMQIVLAAVFIIFLVLLWYFTR